The Streptomyces sp. NBC_00510 genomic interval TCGACGCGGGCGGCCCCTTCCCGTACGCGAAGGACGGCACCGTCTTCAACAACTTCGAGGGCCTGCTGCCCGCGCACCCACGCGGCTACTACCACGAGTACACCGTCCCGACCCCGGGGGCGAGCGACCGCGGCGCCCGGCGCTTCGTGACCGGCTCCGGCGGGGAGGTCTACTACACCGACGACCACTACCAGAGCTTCAGGGCGGTCCGCAGATGACGGCAACGACGGTGCTGGACCTGCACGGGGTCACCACCAAGA includes:
- a CDS encoding ribonuclease N1, which encodes MPTGPVRRATVIAAALLGCLALLLTGCSPPATEPVGALPTVAVTSLPPEARETLLLIDAGGPFPYAKDGTVFNNFEGLLPAHPRGYYHEYTVPTPGASDRGARRFVTGSGGEVYYTDDHYQSFRAVRR